One Micromonospora craniellae genomic region harbors:
- a CDS encoding DUF1775 domain-containing protein, with protein MTPRRLLRTAAVAAGVIAYLALGAVPAAAHVEVAGARPNGDGTTTLTFAFDHSCDDSPTTELVVALPEGATATGTVEPDGWSAAVAGDRVTFTGPGLETAEVGVTTRIVAQAGDTLHFPVLQRCADGNSLDWIDRTADSDYPAPRLIATNAVLETPPEATVAPPPAAGGVTPPEAGGATLGQALTVLVVFVAAAAVAGFVVARRTT; from the coding sequence ATGACGCCGCGACGGTTGCTCCGGACGGCCGCCGTGGCGGCCGGTGTGATCGCGTACCTGGCGTTGGGGGCGGTGCCCGCCGCAGCGCACGTCGAGGTTGCGGGCGCGCGGCCGAACGGTGACGGCACCACGACCCTGACGTTCGCCTTCGACCACAGTTGCGACGACTCCCCCACCACCGAGCTGGTCGTCGCCCTACCCGAGGGGGCGACCGCCACCGGCACCGTGGAGCCGGACGGCTGGTCCGCCGCCGTCGCCGGGGATCGCGTCACGTTCACCGGGCCGGGGCTGGAGACCGCCGAGGTGGGCGTGACCACCCGGATCGTGGCTCAGGCGGGCGACACACTGCACTTCCCGGTGCTGCAACGGTGTGCCGACGGCAACTCGCTCGACTGGATCGACCGCACCGCCGACAGCGACTACCCGGCACCGAGATTGATCGCGACCAACGCCGTGCTCGAAACCCCACCGGAGGCGACCGTCGCGCCGCCTCCCGCCGCAGGCGGTGTGACCCCGCCGGAGGCCGGGGGCGCGACGCTGGGTCAGGCGCTGACCGTGCTCGTCGTGTTCGTCGCCGCCGCAGCGGTGGCCGGGTTCGTGGTCGCGCGGCGCACCACGTAG
- the katG gene encoding catalase/peroxidase HPI: MSNAQHDRPSSAQGVDKKAEAGCPVAHDSVTAHGSESENPAIDSPTPKTGGRPRTNRDWWPNQLDLSVLHAHSSKGNPLGADFSYATEFAKLDVEALKRDITQVLTTSQDWWPADFGHYGGLMIRMSWHAAGTYRIEDGRGGAGDGGQRFAPLNSWPDNANLDKARRLLWPVKQKYGQQISWADLLVLAGNVALESMGFKTFGFGFGRPDVWEPEEIFWGPEDTWLGDERYVSEKEMAQGVGATEMGLIYVNPEGPRGNADPLAAAHFIRETFARMAMNDEETVALIAGGHTFGKTHGAGIADDHVGPEPEGAPLETQGLGWLSTHGSGKGADTITSGLEVTWTDRPTEWSNRFFEILFGYEWELTTSPGGAKQWVAKDAEAIIPDAHDPSKKHKPTMLTTDLSLRVDPAYERISRRFLENPDEFALAFAKAWYKLLHRDMGPVSRFLGPWVPEAQLWQDPVPAVDHELVGDADVAALKTKVLESGLSTAQLVSTAWASAASFRYTDKRGGANGARIRLEPQRSWEVNQPEQLAGVLKTLEDIQREFNSAGGAKISLADLIVLAGSAAVEKAARDAGVETTAPFHPGRTDAAQEQTDVESFRVMEPRADGFRNYLRPGEKTQPEVLLIDRAYMLNLTAPEMTALIGGLRSLGANVGDSRHGVLTDQPGVLTNDFFTNLLSPGTRWKASESDEHVYEIRDLATDEVKWTATAVDLIFGSNSQLRALAEVYASDDARDRFVADFVAAWTKVMELDRFDLA, from the coding sequence TTGAGTAACGCACAGCACGACCGTCCGTCGAGCGCCCAGGGCGTGGACAAGAAGGCCGAGGCCGGCTGCCCGGTCGCGCACGACTCGGTGACCGCGCACGGCAGCGAGAGCGAGAACCCGGCGATCGACTCGCCGACCCCGAAGACCGGCGGTCGCCCCCGTACCAACCGGGACTGGTGGCCCAACCAGCTCGACCTCTCGGTGCTGCACGCCCACTCGTCCAAGGGCAACCCGCTCGGCGCCGACTTCAGCTACGCCACGGAGTTCGCCAAGCTCGACGTCGAGGCGCTCAAGCGGGACATCACCCAGGTCCTCACCACCTCCCAGGACTGGTGGCCGGCCGACTTCGGCCACTACGGCGGCCTGATGATCCGGATGAGCTGGCACGCCGCCGGCACGTACCGCATCGAGGACGGGCGCGGCGGCGCCGGCGACGGCGGGCAGCGGTTCGCCCCGCTCAACAGCTGGCCGGACAACGCCAACCTGGACAAGGCCCGCCGCCTGCTGTGGCCGGTCAAGCAGAAGTACGGCCAGCAGATCTCCTGGGCCGACCTGCTCGTGCTCGCCGGCAACGTGGCCCTGGAGTCGATGGGGTTCAAGACCTTCGGCTTCGGCTTCGGCCGCCCGGACGTGTGGGAGCCCGAGGAGATCTTCTGGGGCCCGGAGGACACCTGGCTCGGCGACGAGCGCTACGTCTCCGAGAAGGAGATGGCGCAGGGCGTCGGCGCGACCGAGATGGGTCTGATCTACGTCAACCCGGAGGGCCCCCGTGGCAATGCCGACCCGCTCGCGGCGGCACACTTCATCCGGGAGACCTTCGCCCGGATGGCGATGAACGACGAGGAGACCGTCGCGCTCATCGCCGGTGGCCACACCTTCGGCAAGACCCACGGCGCCGGCATCGCCGACGACCACGTGGGCCCCGAGCCCGAGGGCGCCCCGCTGGAGACGCAGGGCCTGGGCTGGCTGAGCACGCACGGCAGCGGCAAGGGCGCCGACACGATCACCAGCGGCCTCGAGGTCACCTGGACCGACCGGCCGACCGAGTGGAGCAACCGCTTCTTCGAGATCCTCTTCGGCTACGAGTGGGAGCTGACCACCAGCCCCGGCGGCGCCAAGCAGTGGGTCGCCAAGGACGCCGAGGCGATCATCCCGGACGCCCACGACCCGTCGAAGAAGCACAAGCCGACCATGCTCACGACGGACCTGTCGCTGCGCGTCGACCCGGCGTACGAGCGGATCTCCCGCCGCTTCCTGGAGAACCCCGACGAGTTCGCGCTCGCCTTCGCCAAGGCATGGTACAAGCTGCTGCACCGCGACATGGGCCCGGTCAGCCGCTTCCTCGGCCCGTGGGTCCCCGAGGCCCAGCTCTGGCAGGACCCGGTGCCGGCCGTCGACCACGAGCTGGTCGGTGACGCCGACGTCGCGGCGCTCAAGACCAAGGTCCTGGAGTCCGGGCTGAGCACCGCCCAGCTCGTCTCGACCGCGTGGGCCTCGGCCGCCAGCTTCCGGTACACCGACAAGCGGGGCGGCGCCAACGGTGCCCGCATCCGCCTCGAACCGCAGCGCAGCTGGGAGGTCAACCAGCCGGAGCAACTCGCCGGGGTGCTGAAGACCCTGGAGGACATCCAGCGGGAGTTCAACTCCGCCGGTGGCGCGAAGATCTCCCTGGCGGACCTGATCGTGCTGGCCGGCTCCGCCGCCGTCGAGAAGGCGGCGCGCGACGCCGGGGTCGAGACCACCGCCCCGTTCCACCCGGGCCGTACCGACGCTGCCCAGGAACAGACCGACGTCGAGTCGTTCCGGGTCATGGAGCCGCGTGCCGACGGGTTCCGCAACTACCTGCGGCCGGGTGAGAAGACCCAGCCGGAGGTCCTGCTCATCGACCGGGCCTACATGCTCAACCTGACCGCGCCCGAGATGACCGCCCTGATCGGCGGCCTGCGTTCCCTCGGGGCCAACGTCGGTGACAGCCGCCACGGCGTCCTCACCGACCAGCCCGGCGTGCTCACCAACGACTTCTTCACCAACCTGCTCTCTCCGGGCACCCGGTGGAAGGCGTCGGAGTCCGACGAGCACGTGTACGAGATCCGCGACCTGGCCACCGACGAGGTGAAGTGGACCGCTACCGCGGTCGACCTCATCTTCGGTTCCAACTCGCAGCTCCGGGCGCTCGCCGAGGTCTACGCCAGCGACGACGCGCGCGACAGGTTCGTGGCCGACTTCGTCGCCGCCTGGACCAAGGTGATGGAACTCGACCGGTTCGACCTGGCCTGA
- a CDS encoding Fur family transcriptional regulator, with amino-acid sequence MTADFEAQLRAVSLRVTRPRLAVLAALRDHPHVDTDTVTRLVRADHPTVSHQAIYDVLRALTDAGLVRRIQPAGAVARYESRVGDNHHHVVCRSCGAIADVDCAVGDAPCLTASDDHGFVVDEAEVVFWGTCPDCDRTHHQ; translated from the coding sequence ATGACGGCCGACTTCGAGGCGCAGCTCCGGGCCGTCTCGTTGCGCGTGACCCGGCCCCGACTGGCGGTGCTCGCGGCGCTGCGGGATCACCCGCACGTCGACACCGACACGGTGACCCGGCTGGTCCGGGCCGACCATCCCACGGTGTCCCACCAGGCCATCTACGATGTGTTGCGGGCGCTCACCGACGCCGGTCTGGTGCGTCGCATCCAGCCTGCCGGAGCCGTCGCCCGGTACGAGTCCCGGGTCGGGGACAACCACCATCATGTCGTGTGCCGCTCCTGCGGCGCGATCGCCGACGTGGACTGCGCCGTCGGTGACGCCCCCTGTCTCACCGCCTCCGACGACCACGGGTTCGTGGTCGACGAGGCGGAGGTCGTCTTCTGGGGCACCTGCCCCGACTGCGACCGCACGCACCACCAGTGA
- a CDS encoding NAD(P)/FAD-dependent oxidoreductase — translation MSRCAAGAGFAAGYFGHDEFAEHAPGMKIIDDALELRGRIFGAFELAELEALDRLPGVAQVAIQGGRPAARQILRRLRGEPAGQPFRYRDKGSMATISRFSAVATVGRLRLAGLTGWLLWLAVHLLYLVGFKNRVTAVLHWFVSFIGRGRSERTVTLQQVVARTALQEVTTQAEPPAVAAAGGSDGSADAPADAPGQRTAVPGPEAARHGAPERPTGWPSGNDAGG, via the coding sequence GTGTCGCGGTGCGCCGCCGGTGCGGGTTTCGCCGCCGGCTACTTCGGTCACGACGAGTTCGCCGAGCACGCGCCCGGCATGAAGATCATCGACGACGCGCTCGAACTGCGCGGACGGATCTTCGGGGCGTTCGAGCTGGCCGAGTTGGAGGCGCTGGACCGGCTGCCGGGCGTGGCGCAGGTGGCCATCCAGGGCGGGCGGCCGGCGGCCCGGCAGATCCTGCGGCGGCTCCGGGGCGAGCCGGCCGGACAGCCGTTCCGGTACCGGGACAAGGGCAGCATGGCGACCATCTCGCGCTTCTCGGCGGTGGCCACCGTCGGTCGGCTGCGGTTGGCCGGGCTGACCGGGTGGTTGCTCTGGCTCGCCGTGCACCTGCTGTACCTGGTGGGCTTCAAGAACCGGGTCACCGCCGTGCTGCACTGGTTCGTCAGCTTCATCGGGCGTGGCCGCTCCGAGCGGACCGTGACGTTGCAGCAGGTGGTGGCGCGTACCGCGTTGCAGGAGGTCACCACGCAGGCCGAGCCTCCGGCGGTCGCGGCCGCAGGCGGGTCCGACGGGTCGGCGGACGCCCCGGCCGACGCGCCCGGGCAGCGGACGGCCGTGCCCGGCCCCGAGGCCGCGCGGCACGGTGCGCCGGAGCGGCCGACCGGCTGGCCTTCCGGCAACGACGCGGGTGGCTAG
- a CDS encoding acyltransferase domain-containing protein yields MDLEDIAARLGVPVEDVARVHRLAGDRPSAPLPAKADAPAILDRLAVRPDDAAEIMAGWPDPDSPLWTPELRWLLDRSIALVRADLGGHEWLPPGPELPRDRGPAWQHLYVYAYLALLDVVRAFHRDHGVPDAVSWTTLADLGRNLAVDRRMHREGWPVMQSWLTLHARGSLYELGRLQHQRGEGSIGLHIPEAGPLTPQAVTDSLDAARAFFPRHFPDEEYTTFSCGSWLLDPQLREYLPEDSHIVRFQRRFTLEPYEEPEGIDADVEVLRFVFRSLSTPLDELPRRTALHRAVVDHLRAGRHWHWRRGHFPI; encoded by the coding sequence GTGGACCTGGAGGACATCGCCGCCCGGCTCGGCGTACCCGTCGAGGACGTCGCGCGCGTCCACCGGCTCGCCGGTGACCGGCCGTCGGCCCCGTTGCCCGCGAAGGCCGACGCGCCCGCGATCCTGGACCGGCTCGCCGTACGCCCGGACGACGCCGCCGAGATCATGGCCGGCTGGCCCGACCCCGACTCGCCGCTGTGGACCCCGGAGCTGCGGTGGCTGCTCGACCGCTCGATCGCGCTGGTCCGCGCCGACCTGGGCGGCCACGAATGGTTGCCGCCCGGCCCGGAGCTGCCCCGCGATCGGGGCCCGGCCTGGCAGCACCTGTACGTGTACGCGTACCTGGCCCTGCTCGACGTGGTGCGGGCGTTTCACCGTGACCACGGCGTCCCCGACGCGGTGTCCTGGACGACCCTGGCGGACCTGGGCCGCAACCTCGCGGTCGACCGCCGGATGCACCGTGAGGGCTGGCCGGTCATGCAGAGCTGGTTGACCCTGCACGCCCGGGGCAGCCTCTACGAGCTGGGCCGGTTGCAGCACCAACGCGGTGAGGGCAGCATCGGCCTGCACATCCCCGAGGCGGGGCCGCTCACCCCGCAGGCGGTCACCGACTCGCTCGATGCGGCCCGCGCCTTCTTCCCGCGCCACTTCCCCGACGAGGAGTACACCACGTTCTCCTGCGGCTCGTGGCTGCTCGACCCGCAACTGCGGGAGTACCTGCCGGAGGACTCCCACATCGTCCGCTTCCAGCGCAGGTTCACGCTCGAACCCTACGAGGAACCGGAAGGAATCGACGCCGACGTCGAGGTGCTGCGGTTCGTGTTCCGCAGCCTGAGCACACCGCTGGACGAACTGCCGCGCCGTACCGCGCTGCACCGCGCGGTCGTCGACCACCTGCGCGCCGGTCGCCACTGGCACTGGCGTCGAGGCCACTTCCCGATCTAG
- a CDS encoding GntR family transcriptional regulator — translation MSSESDFDPDVATWKQLADRLRQAIRSGQLAPGQRVPTELSLTQEYQLSRLTVRRALQQLRSEGLIVVVQSRGTFVRGEQERSIVTLSKGDQVQARMPDPDERRKYVLHEGEPVVLVTRTDGRVQGYGAHRVTIVSG, via the coding sequence GTGAGCAGCGAGAGCGACTTCGATCCGGATGTCGCTACATGGAAGCAACTCGCGGACCGGCTGCGGCAAGCCATCCGCTCAGGCCAGCTTGCCCCCGGCCAGCGAGTTCCGACCGAGCTGAGCCTCACTCAGGAGTACCAACTCAGCAGACTCACGGTCCGCCGCGCACTTCAGCAACTGCGAAGCGAGGGCTTGATCGTGGTCGTGCAGAGTCGTGGCACGTTCGTCAGGGGCGAGCAGGAGCGCAGCATTGTAACCCTGAGTAAGGGCGATCAGGTGCAAGCCCGAATGCCCGACCCTGACGAGCGGCGGAAGTACGTCCTCCACGAAGGCGAGCCCGTCGTCCTGGTGACCAGAACAGACGGCAGGGTGCAGGGTTACGGCGCGCATCGCGTCACCATCGTCAGCGGATAG
- a CDS encoding spermidine synthase: MEATDDRLELVVDPARPTGRTLLAGGVEQSYVVTRDLPLRQPGVEIRVDDARQAVTETSADAYDLVFADIYRAARMPPHVATVAFAAEVARVLRPDGVYLVNVTDLPPLLLARVQAATLRAVFADVCVVADRRMLRGRRYGNLVLAAATRPGRLPVTRLTQRVRRDPLPGAVLHGPTLDAFVGGVRPRTDDAGH, from the coding sequence ATGGAGGCCACCGACGACCGGCTGGAGCTGGTCGTCGACCCGGCCCGGCCCACCGGGCGCACGCTCCTGGCCGGTGGCGTCGAGCAGTCGTACGTGGTGACCCGGGACCTGCCGCTGCGGCAGCCCGGGGTCGAGATCCGGGTGGACGACGCGCGCCAGGCCGTCACCGAGACCTCCGCCGACGCGTACGACCTGGTCTTCGCCGACATCTACCGGGCGGCCCGGATGCCGCCGCACGTGGCCACCGTGGCGTTCGCCGCCGAGGTCGCCCGGGTGCTGCGGCCGGACGGCGTCTACCTGGTCAACGTCACCGACCTGCCGCCGCTGCTCCTGGCCCGGGTGCAGGCGGCGACCCTGCGCGCGGTCTTCGCCGACGTCTGCGTCGTCGCCGACCGGCGGATGCTGCGCGGCCGGCGGTACGGCAACCTGGTGCTCGCGGCGGCCACCCGCCCGGGTCGGCTGCCGGTGACACGCCTGACGCAGCGGGTGCGGCGAGACCCGTTGCCCGGTGCGGTACTGCACGGACCGACGCTCGACGCCTTCGTCGGCGGTGTCCGCCCGCGCACCGACGACGCCGGGCACTGA
- a CDS encoding CaiB/BaiF CoA transferase family protein translates to MQQQIPALDGVRVVELGQLIAGPFCGQLLADFGADVVKVEQPAEGDPMRRWGHSKDGKSLSWSVIARGKRSVTADLKSADGKAFVLALIAQADVLVENFRPGTLERYGLGWAELSAINPRLVLVRVSGFGQTGPYAARAGYGSIGEAMGGLRHLVGDPDRPPSRTGLSIGDMLAGMHAAYGTLLALYARQRTGVGQVVDVSIYESVLAMTEALVADYAVAGVTRQRSGAVLPGVAPSNVYPTSDGDFVLVAANQDTVFRRLAAAMGRPDLATSPEYATHVARGVRQRELDDLIAGWTAQHPADEVLAILEQHAVPAGRVYTARDMLDDPQFQARESIVRVPDPDLGPVPMQNVSPRLSATPGTIRWTGPALGAHDAEVRAAVGEERRPEQSGTPAGLPIP, encoded by the coding sequence ATGCAGCAGCAGATACCGGCGTTGGACGGGGTACGGGTCGTCGAACTCGGCCAGCTCATCGCCGGGCCGTTCTGCGGCCAGTTGCTGGCCGACTTCGGCGCCGACGTCGTCAAGGTCGAACAGCCCGCCGAGGGTGACCCGATGCGCCGCTGGGGACACAGCAAGGACGGCAAGTCACTGTCCTGGAGCGTGATCGCCCGTGGGAAGCGCAGCGTCACCGCCGACCTGAAGTCCGCCGACGGCAAGGCGTTCGTCCTCGCGCTCATCGCGCAGGCCGACGTCCTGGTGGAGAACTTCCGTCCGGGCACCCTGGAACGATACGGACTGGGCTGGGCCGAACTGTCCGCGATCAACCCGCGACTGGTCCTCGTCCGGGTCAGCGGCTTCGGCCAGACCGGGCCGTACGCCGCCCGCGCCGGGTACGGCTCGATCGGCGAGGCGATGGGTGGCCTGCGGCACCTCGTCGGCGACCCGGACCGGCCGCCCAGCCGCACCGGACTGTCGATCGGGGACATGCTGGCCGGGATGCACGCCGCGTACGGCACCCTCCTCGCGCTGTACGCCCGGCAGCGCACCGGCGTCGGCCAGGTCGTGGACGTGTCCATCTACGAGTCGGTGCTGGCCATGACCGAGGCCCTCGTGGCCGACTACGCCGTCGCCGGAGTCACCCGGCAACGGTCCGGAGCCGTACTCCCCGGCGTCGCACCCTCCAACGTGTACCCGACCTCCGACGGCGACTTCGTGCTCGTCGCGGCGAACCAGGACACCGTGTTCCGCCGTCTCGCCGCCGCCATGGGACGGCCCGACCTGGCCACCTCGCCGGAGTACGCCACCCACGTCGCCCGTGGTGTGCGTCAGCGGGAACTCGACGACCTGATCGCCGGTTGGACCGCGCAGCACCCGGCAGACGAGGTCCTGGCGATCCTGGAACAGCACGCCGTCCCGGCCGGTCGCGTGTACACCGCCCGTGACATGCTCGACGACCCGCAGTTCCAGGCGCGGGAGAGCATCGTGCGGGTGCCCGATCCCGACCTCGGTCCCGTCCCGATGCAGAACGTGTCGCCGCGCCTGTCGGCGACGCCCGGCACGATCCGCTGGACCGGCCCGGCGCTCGGTGCCCACGACGCGGAGGTACGGGCGGCCGTCGGCGAGGAGCGCCGTCCCGAGCAGAGCGGCACACCCGCCGGATTGCCGATCCCCTGA
- a CDS encoding gamma carbonic anhydrase family protein, with the protein MPIYALGDLVPRIDPSAYVHPDAVVIGRVVLGPDTSVWPGAVLRGDGNEIVIGAGTNIQDGTAPPRFVVPPRTMALGVPVSIRDTPPDADNLRINTAGYIETARHYRTSLRRID; encoded by the coding sequence GTGCCGATCTACGCCCTCGGGGACCTGGTTCCGCGCATCGACCCGTCCGCGTACGTGCATCCCGACGCGGTCGTGATCGGTCGGGTCGTCCTCGGACCCGACACCTCGGTGTGGCCCGGCGCGGTGCTGCGTGGCGACGGCAACGAGATCGTCATCGGCGCGGGCACGAACATCCAGGACGGCACGGCGCCGCCCCGCTTCGTCGTCCCGCCCCGCACCATGGCACTCGGTGTGCCGGTGTCGATCCGCGACACCCCGCCCGACGCCGACAACCTACGGATCAACACCGCGGGCTACATCGAGACAGCGCGCCACTACCGCACCTCACTTCGCCGGATCGACTGA
- a CDS encoding acyl-CoA dehydrogenase family protein — protein sequence MRRTLFEPEHEEFRLLVRKVIEREVTPHHEQWREDGIVPRDLFRTLGAVGIMGFAVPEEHGGGGTVDYRYNVVIQEEAARAVVTLGGLRTHLDIVLPYFLAFADEAQRGRWFPGLASGDLYTAIAMSEPGVGSDLAGISTTAVRDGDHYVVDGAKTFITGGELADLVVVVVRTGRDPDDRRAGLSLLAVEKGTPGFTVGRRLHKIGLSTQDTVELAFDGVRVPVANRLGPEGSGFTALTHNLAQERLAIAVGAVAQAATAHEHTIRYVRERTVFGRSLGQFQNTKFELAAMAAELEAGQALLDAAVRAHLNGELTPADAAKTKLFCTEMQGRVVDRCLQLHGGYGYVTEYPIARMYADARVTRIYGGTSEVLKTIISKSLEL from the coding sequence ATGCGCCGTACGTTGTTCGAACCGGAACACGAGGAGTTCCGGCTGCTGGTCCGCAAGGTGATCGAACGGGAGGTGACGCCGCACCACGAGCAGTGGCGCGAGGACGGCATCGTGCCCCGCGACCTGTTCCGCACCCTCGGTGCGGTGGGGATCATGGGCTTCGCCGTCCCCGAGGAGCACGGCGGCGGTGGCACCGTCGACTACCGGTACAACGTGGTGATCCAGGAGGAAGCCGCCCGGGCCGTCGTCACCCTCGGTGGTCTGCGTACCCACCTCGACATCGTGTTGCCGTACTTCCTCGCCTTCGCCGACGAGGCCCAGCGCGGACGGTGGTTCCCGGGGCTCGCCTCCGGGGACCTCTACACCGCCATCGCGATGAGCGAACCGGGCGTCGGATCCGACCTCGCGGGCATCAGCACCACGGCGGTACGCGACGGCGACCACTACGTCGTCGACGGCGCGAAGACGTTCATCACCGGCGGGGAACTGGCCGACCTCGTCGTCGTCGTGGTCCGCACCGGACGGGACCCCGACGACCGCCGGGCCGGGCTGTCGCTGCTCGCCGTGGAGAAGGGCACCCCCGGTTTCACCGTCGGGCGCCGGCTACACAAGATCGGGCTGTCCACGCAGGACACCGTGGAACTGGCGTTCGACGGGGTACGGGTGCCGGTGGCCAACCGGCTCGGTCCGGAGGGATCCGGGTTCACGGCGCTGACCCACAACCTCGCACAGGAACGCCTCGCGATCGCCGTCGGCGCCGTCGCGCAGGCCGCCACCGCGCACGAACACACCATCCGGTACGTGCGGGAACGCACCGTCTTCGGCCGCTCCCTGGGACAGTTCCAGAACACCAAGTTCGAACTGGCGGCGATGGCGGCCGAACTGGAGGCCGGACAGGCCCTGCTCGACGCGGCGGTGCGGGCACACCTGAACGGGGAACTGACCCCGGCCGACGCGGCCAAGACGAAGCTGTTCTGCACCGAGATGCAGGGCCGTGTGGTCGACCGGTGCCTGCAACTGCACGGCGGGTACGGCTACGTCACCGAGTACCCGATCGCCCGGATGTACGCCGACGCGCGGGTCACCCGCATCTACGGCGGCACCAGCGAGGTCCTGAAGACCATCATCAGCAAGTCGCTGGAGTTGTGA
- a CDS encoding ABC transporter permease yields the protein MTITRSESATGNTGTPATRPDAAPKRPSRSLVRRHPTLIVSPLIALIALGVWVSAIEVFGVEPLILPAPLDVLDELWLMLTGTELYRNLLVTVTEFGIGFALGSTAAIIVAAILVRLPVLEKGFSPYIIAFQNFPKIAIAPMLVTWFGFGMAPKVALATVLAFFPVFVNVIVGLKSFTREQRDLMRMLQASEWQTFWMLRVKVALPYIFAGLRVAAVFSLLGAITGEFISSSQGLGYMLLQRNAQLQVDGVFALLIVMATIGLAVHGILAFLNRKIIFWEDHDQAKRPAQEESV from the coding sequence ATGACCATCACCAGGAGCGAGTCGGCCACCGGCAACACGGGAACGCCGGCGACCAGGCCGGACGCGGCGCCGAAACGGCCGTCCCGGTCGCTGGTGCGTCGCCACCCGACGCTCATCGTCAGTCCGCTGATCGCGTTGATCGCGCTCGGCGTCTGGGTGTCGGCCATCGAGGTCTTCGGCGTGGAACCGCTGATCCTGCCGGCGCCGCTGGACGTGCTCGACGAACTGTGGCTCATGCTCACCGGCACGGAGCTCTACCGGAACCTGCTGGTGACGGTCACCGAGTTCGGCATCGGGTTCGCGCTGGGTTCCACCGCCGCGATCATCGTCGCGGCGATCCTGGTACGCCTGCCCGTGCTGGAGAAGGGGTTCTCGCCGTACATCATCGCCTTCCAGAACTTCCCCAAGATCGCGATCGCGCCGATGCTGGTCACCTGGTTCGGCTTCGGTATGGCGCCCAAGGTCGCGCTGGCCACCGTGCTGGCGTTCTTCCCGGTGTTCGTCAACGTCATCGTCGGGCTCAAGTCCTTCACCCGCGAACAGCGCGACCTGATGCGGATGCTGCAGGCCTCGGAGTGGCAGACGTTCTGGATGCTGCGGGTCAAGGTGGCGCTGCCGTACATCTTCGCCGGCCTCCGGGTCGCCGCCGTGTTCAGCCTGCTCGGCGCGATCACCGGTGAGTTCATCAGCTCGTCCCAGGGGTTGGGCTACATGCTGCTGCAGCGCAACGCACAGCTACAGGTCGACGGTGTCTTCGCGCTGCTGATCGTGATGGCGACGATCGGTCTGGCGGTGCACGGCATCCTCGCCTTCCTCAACCGGAAGATCATTTTCTGGGAGGACCACGACCAGGCCAAGCGGCCGGCACAGGAAGAGAGCGTCTGA